The DNA segment TCTCTAAGCTTCTGCGTTTTTTCTCTCTTGATACGTTATTTAAGAATACCGGTATCTTCATCATACGGCGCATGCGCTTCGGATTCGTCACGAGGCGGTAAAGCCACTCAAGGCCCATGCGCGACATCCATGCAGGCGCGCGCTTTACATTCCCCGCAAATATATCCATGCTGCCGCCGAGTCCTATCATGACCTTGGCGCATGTATCTTTAAGATGCCTCTTAATAAATATCTCCTGTTTCGGCGCGCCCAGGCAAACAAAGCAAATATCGGCCTCGCATTCGTTTATCTTGTTAACGATGCGCTCCTCGTCGGAAAAGTATCCGTCGTTAGTGCCGCAGATATCAATGCGCGGATATTTGTTTTTTATATTCTCTGCGGCTCTTTCGGCAATGCCCGGCGCCGCTCCGAGAAGGAAGAGACGATATTCGCCCGTTTCTATATATCTTAAAAGGTTCGTCGCAAGCTCAAACCCCGGCACCCTCCCTTTTAACGGAGTTCCTAGCATTTTTGCGGCATATATTACGCCTATGCCGTCAGCTACCGTAAGTGAAGCGGAGTTTATCACTTCCATAACGGAAGGATCGTCTACGCAAAGCTGAACGATCTCGGGATTTGGCGTTACGATCATGTCCGTCTCGTTGTTTTTAAGCAGGCGTAAAACCTCCATGATGGCCTCGTCCATTGTTACATTATCGAATTTTACGCCTAAAATATCGACCTTTTCCATTTTGTCCTCCGAAGGGAATGTATATAAGTAAGTATACGCAGCGTATAAGTCTTTAAAGTCAACAGCATCCGTATTATAATCAATGTATTGTATCATATATGCAAAAATTTTTCAAGCAAAATCGACTCAATGCCTAAATACGGCATTTTTTTGATAATATGCAGCGTGTTTTTGTCCCTGCAATTTGACATATACGCAAACATTTTCAAAACGAACGCGCTTTTTTCACTCCGTCTTCACAAGACCGCCATATTTGCAGGCTACAATGTAATCACAACAGACAAGGAGGTAATCCAAAATGAAAAAACATCTGCCTGTAAAAATAATGTCAATGATACTTGCAGTCGTGTTCCTTCTCGCCATGCTGGCGGGCTGCCAGGTCTCGAATTCTGACGATGGCAGCAGCGAAAAATACGTAAACCCCGACGTCACCGCAGACGTCACTTATACGTTCACGAACTCGGGCGTGACCGCAGACTCGGGCGGCGGCGACAGCATAAAGGGCACGAGCGTAATAATAACCTCTCCCGGCACTTACGCCTTCACGGGAGAGTGCTCCGACGGATACATCCTCGTGACTGAGGGCTCGGGCGACGTTACGCTTATTCTGAACGGACTTGATCTTACTTACGGCGAGGGAGCGCCCATAAAAGCGGAGGGCAGCGATTCCAATGTGACCATCACCCTTGCGGAGGGGACCCAAAACTCGGTCTCCGATACAGACCGCAGCGAAGAAAAACCGAAATCGGCCGTAAATTCCGACGGCGACCTTACGATAAACGGCACGGGCGCGCTCACGGTGACCGGCAATAATAAAAACGGCATAAAGGCCGACGGCAGCCTTACGATAGAAGACGCAAGCGTTACCGTAATAAGCACGGACGACGGCATATGCGCCGACAGTGCGCTTACGATAAACTCCGGTAATATCGACATAACAAGCGGCGGCGATGCGATAAAATCCTCGCCAGACGCGGTAAGCGACACGACCCCCGCAATAATAACCGTAAACGGCGGCAATATCACACTTAACGCAAAGGGCGATGCAATAACGTCCGACGGCGAGATCATCGTAAACGGCGGCAGCTTCAACGTCACCACGGAAAGCAGCGGCGAAAGCGACAGCCAAAAGGCGTTCAAATCGGCCGGTACTATAACGGTAAACGGCGGCGATTTCAATATCAACGCCGCAGACGACGCTTTCCACAGCGACACATACGTATATATCCTGGGCGGAAATATGACGATAAACTCGGCTGACGACGCGTTCCACGCCGACACCTCGCTTATAATAGGGACCCTGGGCGGCAGCGATGACGATATAAACATAAATATCGAAAGCAGTCTTGAAGGTCTCGAGGGAGGTACAGTATACGTATATTCCGGCAATATCGATATAACGGCCTCAGACGACGGAATAAACGCCGCGGGAGGCGACGGGGGCTCGGGCGGCGACACATTCAATCCCGGCGGAGGCGGCGGTATGGGCCCCGGCGTTATGGGAGGACGCGGCGGTCACGGTATGCATGGAAATATGTCCGGCGATATGTCGAGCGATGCTTTCGGCGAACGCCCCGAAAGGCCGTCCGGCAACACAGACGGAGACTTCCCCGGCGAACCTCCCGAAGGCTTTGACGGCAATATGGACGGCGACTTCCCGAGCGAACCGCCCGAAGGCTTTGACGGCGAACTGCCGGACGAAGCTTTTGACACGGCGTCGGCCAACGCAGGCTTTACCGTTCCCGAATCAAACGGCGAAGACTACGCCGTACATATCTACGGCGGCAATATCACGGTAAACTGCAAAGGCGACGGCATTGATTCAAACGGCAATATATACGTTTATGGCGGTACGACTCTCGTTTATGCAAGCGAAGACGGCGGCAACGGCGCGATAGATTACGGAGACGTAAACTCAAGCCTCACCGTGACGGGCGGCACTCTTCTGGCTGTAGGCAACGCGCAAATGGCGCAGGGGCCGGGCGCGCAGAGCACACAGCAAAGCGTTACGTTCATGCTTTCGACGAATTTAAGTTCGGGCGACGACGTCACGATAACGGACGAGAGCGGCAATACGGTATTTGAGTTTGAGTCGGTAAAACGCGCAGATCATATCGTATTCACCTCGGAAGACATATCTTCGGGAACGTACACCTTATATGTAAACGGCAGCGCCGTTTCAACGTGCGAGGCTAACTGAATACCGGATCCTAAAAGAGTCGGGGGTAAAACGGCCCCCGGCTCTTTTTATTCCCGTGCCTGTTTTAAAAACGGCGTAAAAGCCTTGACTTATACGTTTAATTAAGTATAATGTTTATTACTGTCCGAAAAAGCGCGTCTTTTTCGGACAAATATTGTTTTGCGAGTGATTTCAAAAAATGGAAAAACCCAAGAAAACCAAGGGGTCGGGCAATTTTTCGGGACAGCTCGGCTTCGTTCTAGCGGCTGCGGGCAGCGCCGTGGGCGTCGGCAACCTGTGGAGGTTCCCCTATCTTGCCGCAAAAGACGGCGGCGGTCTTTTTATAATCGTATATCTCGTTTTGGTGCTTACGTTCGGCTTTACGCTGCTCACGTCGGATATAGCGGTAGGACGCAGAACGAAAAAAAGCTCCATACACGCCTATGCCGAGATGCATCCTAAGTGGAAATTTTTAGGTGTGCTCACGTTTCTTGTGCCCGTTATCATAATGACGTACTATGCCGTTATAGGCGGCTGGATAACGAAGTATTTTACCGTTTACGTCACCGGCATGGCCGAAGCTGCGGCGGAAGACGGCTTTTTCGTATCGTTCATCACCTCGCCTGTCTCCCCCGTTTTCTTCGCGCTTATCTTTATGGCATTCACCTCCGTCATAGTCTACAACGGCGTTGAAGGCGGCATAGAAAAGGTATCTAAATTCATCATGCCCGTTCTGCTCGTTATGATAATCGGCATAACCGTCTTCGTGCTCACTATCAGCCATACGGACGGCTCCGGCGTTACTAGAACGGGACTTGAGGGACTTTTGGTATATTTTAAGCCAAACTTTGACGGCGTTACTCCGGGACGCTTTTTGCAGATACTTCTAGATGCAATGAGTCAGCTCTTCTTCTCGCTGAGCGTTTCGATGGGCATAATGATAACTTACGGCTCATACGTAAAGCCGGAGGTAAATTTAAATAAGTCGATAAATCAGATAGAAGTTGTCGATACGGGCGTTGCGCTGCTTGCGGGCGCGATGCTCGTCCCCGCCGTATATGTATTCTCAGGCGTTGAGGGCATGAGCGTGGGCCCGTCCCTTATGTTCGTTTCGCTGCCCAAGGTGTTTTCGTCGATGGGCGCGGCAGGACCCGTTATAGGCGGCGTATTCTTCATCATGGCGGCGTTTGCGGCGCTGACCTCGTGCATATCCGTGCTCGAACCTATCGTTGCGAACTGTATGGAGATCTTCAAGTCAACGCGAAAAAAGACGACGCTCGTGCTTACCGTGATATATATGGCGGCGTCCGCCGTTATCGTTTTGGGCTACAGCATATTCTACTTCGAGGTTAAGCTGCCGAACGGCTCGACGGGTCAGCTCCTCGACATAATGGACTACGTAAGCAACAACTTTATGATGCCGTTCGTCTCGCTTCTGTCGTGCATACTCATAGGCTGGGTAGTGGGGCCGCAATGGATAATAGACGAGGTGGAGTCGAGCGGACACAAGTTCACGCGCAAGGCTCTTTACCGCGTTATGATAAAATACGTCGCTCCGATAATGATGTTCGTGCTGTTTTTGCAGTCTACGGGAGTTTTGGGGCTCGTAATAAAGTAGATCGTTCGCGGCGCGCTCCCGCAAAATCGCGGGGGCGCGTTTTTTGTTTTAAAGATTTATAATTATTGACAATTCGTTCGTTTAATGTTATATTCTGAAATTGGTAAATATATCTTTACTGTTTTACGGGGTGTTTTATGGCCGAAAAATTCAAGCTGACTAAAAAAATGTTCATATCGCTCGTCGTAGTTATAATAGGCTCGTTCATGTCTTCTTTAAGCTCGACTATAGTAACGCCTGCGCTTCCGAGCATTATATCCACCTTCGATATAACGGCTGCGGACGCTGGGTGGCTCACGACCGTATATCTTCTCGTTATGGGAATAATGGTGCCCGTTACGGCGTATCTCATAACGCGCTTCTCGACAAAGCTGCTTTTCTGCATCTCCATGGTATGCTTCGCCGTAGGAACGGCGCTCGCCGCAATATCGCCCGCATTCTGGGTGCTTATCGCGGGCCGAGTCGTGCAGTCGCTCGGAAGCGGCATACTCGTGCCGCTCGTTACCACGATGATACTTTGGATGTTCCCCAAAGAGCGGCGCGGAGGCGCGATGGGCACGATAGGTCTTATCGTCGGCGCCGCGCCCATAGTAGGTCCCGCGCTTTCCGGCTGGATGACCGATATGTGGGGCTGGCGCTCCATTTTTGCCGCCATAATACCTATCGCCGTAATAGATATCGTGCTCGCGCTTTTCTTCCTTGAAAATCAGACGACTCCCAGAAAGGCTTCGCTTGACAAGCTCTCGCTCCTTCTTTCGACCGTGGGCTTTTTTGCTGTTCTCTACGCCTTCGGATCGGTATCTAATATGGGTTGGACAAATCCCATAGTCATAATATGCACGATAGTCGGCGTTATAGCGGTAATTGCAATGTTCCGCCGTCAGACAAGGCTTTCGGAACCGTTTCTCGATGTGAGGACGTTAAAGAGCGTGCCGTTTCTTATTGGCACGATACTTTCGATGATAGTATTCGCCGCGCTTCTGTTCGCGGGAGTGCTGATACCTATATTCCTTCAGAACGTATCGGGCTACAGCGCGACGCAGTCGGGACTTATCCAAGTGCCGGGCGCAGCCGTCATGGCGGCAATGAACCCGATAAGCGGTATTATCCTCGATAAAAAAGGTCCTCGCGGTCTTAGCATCGCAGGCTTTACCTTCATGGTGATCGGCACGATATTCTTTGTTGTATGCACACCTCAAACGCATGTGGCGCTCATATGCACGATGTTCTCACTTCGCGCCGTCGGCATCGCGTTCATACTTATGCCCCTCACGACGTGGGGTATGAACTCGCTTGAAAACAAGGTGCTTGCCCACGCTACCGCGATAAACAATACGTTAAGACAGGTCGCAGGCTCGCTTGGAACTGCCGTTTTCGTGACCGTGTACTCCATAAGTACTCAGAATTCGATGGCTTTGGGTCCGATAGATGCTCAGATGCACGGCTTCCACGTTGCATTCCTAAGCTCGATGATCTTAATGATAGTCGGTCTCGTGCTGTGCTTAATCTTCGTTAAGGATAACAGGGGCAAAAAGAAGCTCCCCGCGGGCGAAAGGGCAGGCGCGCTGCCCGACGCCGACAAAACAGCCCTGCCCGAGGGCGAAAAATCATAAACATATAGATAACTGTGCTGTTTATGAAATAAATCTCCCCGTATAAAACAGATAAAAAGACGCTTCCGAAGGGACTTTCGTCCCCATGAAAGCGTCTTTCTTTTATGCACATTTTTAAAAGAGCTCTTTTGCTATAGCCCAATTATTATTTTAACTCCATTATCCTTTTTACGGCTTTTTTAACGTTATCGCGGTCGCCGAAGGCCGTAAGGCGAAAATATCCCTCTCCGTTCTTTCCGAAACCGGCGCCCGGCGTTCCCACTACGTCGGCCTCTCTTAAAAGATGATCGAAATATTCCCACGAGGTCATCCCGTCGGGACATTTAAGCCAGATATACGGCGAATGTACTCCGCCCGAAAACTCTACGCCCGCGCTACAAAGCGCATCCGCAATTATACGCGCGTTTTCTTTATAATATGCGATGCTTTCCTTTATCTCACGCTGCCCCGCTTCGGTAAACACGGCTTCTGCGCCGCGCTGCACGATATAGGGCACGCCGTTAAATTTAGTTGTCTGACGTCTTAACCACATCTTCATAAGCGACTTTCCGCCGCGCAAAAGAGTATTCGGCACTACAGTATACCCGCATCGCGTACCCGTAAATCCCGCCGTCTTCGAAAGCGAGCATATCTCCACGGCGCAGGTGCGAGCGCCCTCTATCTCGTATATCGAATGAGGCAGGCTGTCATCTGATATGAACGCCTCATATGCCGCGTCGAAAAGAATCACCGCATCGCAGGCGTTGGCCCAATCCACCCACTTTTTAAGACCCTCGCGCGTATATACCGCGCCGGTGGGATTATTTGGCGAGCAGATGTATACTATATCTCCGCGCAGAGAATCGTCGGGCAGCGGCAAAAAATTATTCTTGGCGTCAGCGTTAAGAAAAGCAATATTGCGTCCCGCCATGATATTGGTGTCTACATATACGGGATATACGGGATCGGGTATGAGCGCCGTATTGTCCGCGCCGAAGAGATCCAGCATATTGCCGAGATCGCTCTTCGCGCCGTCCGAGATGAAGATCTCCGAAACATCGAGAAAAACGCCGCGTCTTTTATAATACCCTGCTATTGCCTCTCTTAAAAAAGGGTAGCCCTGCTCGTCGCCGTAGCCGTGAAACGTCTCTTTATTTCCCATTTCAAGCGAAGCTTTCACCATAGCGTTGACCGCGCTTTTACAAAGCGGCAGCGTAACGTCGCCTATGCCCAATCTTATTATGTCGGCTTCGGGATGCTTTTCTTTATACTCTCTCACCTTTCTTGCAATGTCGGAAAAGAGATAGTTTTCTTTAAGGTCGTTATAGTTTTCGTTTATCCTCACGGCTTCTGTATTCCTCCATAACGAACTATGGGCTCGAGCTTATGAAGGCTTCTGTTATGATAACGCTCTATAATTGCACGGTCCTTGTCGTTTGCTTCTCCCGTCGTTATGAACTTGTCTATCGCCGCATATGTCACGCCCATGTCCTTCTCGTCGGTCTGACCGTCGTAAAGTCCCGCAGAGGGCGCCTTTTCGATTATCGAAAGCGGAGCCTCGAGATATCTTAAAAACTCGAACACCTCGGTCGCAGTCAGATCGAATATAACGTTGAAGTCATGCGCGCCGTCACCCCACTTCGTAAAATAGCCCATATACGCCTCGCTTCTGTTGCCCGTTCCGGCAACGAGCCTGCCCTCCGACTGGCCTATCGCGTAAAGCGTTGCCATGCGAAGACGCGGCGCAATGTTCGATATCGCCTCCGGCGAAAGCGTGCTCACCTTCGACGCGCTCTTTATTATCTCCTCGCGCGCCGCCGTCAGATCGACAGTACGGTTCTCAATACTAAACTTCTTCGCAACGGCGTTCGCGTCGTCGGTATCGCTGCCGTAATTTTGCTTTGACGCACACGGCATTATTATGCCTACGGTATTCTCACACGCCATCTTGCAGATTATACCCACAAGCGCCGAATCCTTTCCTCCGGAATTTCCGAATACTATACCCTTTGCTCCCGTTTTCTTTAAAAGGTCGCGTACAAACTGTATGCGGTTCTCAAGCTCAGCCTTATAGTCGCGCATAATATCTCTCCTTACGTTATTTTTTTATATCTCCGTTGTTCCCTCAAATACCTTTTTCGCGTCGCCCGTCATATATACGGCCTCGTCGGTGTATCGGATATGAAGCTCGCCGCCCAAAAGTATCACTCTTATGTCGCGTTCCTTGTCGCAGTGTCCGTTTAAAACAGCTGCAACTGCCGCCGCGCACGCGCCTGTACCGCAGGCAAGCGTTTCGCCGCTGCCGCGCTCCCATACTCGCATCTTTAATACGTTGTCGCCCGCTATCTGGATAAATTCAGTATTCACACGCTCCGGAAACAGCGTGTCATACTCAAATTTTGGGCCTATCTTTTCAAGATCCAGCCTCTCAACATCATCTGCGAACACCACGCAGTGAGGATTGCCCATTGAAACGCATGTTATGTCATACGGTGTGCCGCCGATTATAACGTGACGGCCTACAACGCTTTCTCCGTCCAAAAGCACAGGTATCTTTTCGGGCGAAAGCTCGGCGCGTCCCATATCCACTACTGCTTTCATTACGCGGTCGTTCTGCGTTATCACTCTTATCTTCTTTATACCGGCAAGCGTCTCTATCGTCATCTCGCTTTTATAAACGCGCTTTGTGTCGTAAAGATACTTTGCAACGCAGCGTATGGCGTTTCCGCACATTTCACCCTCGCTCCCGTCAAGATTGAACATGCGCATGCGCGCGTCGGCAACTTCTGACGGGCAAATAAGCACTATTCCGTCTCCGCCTATTCCGAAATGGCGGTCCGAGAGCAAAACTGACAGCGATTCCGGCGACTCTATCGTTCTTTCAAAGCAATCGATATATATATAGTCGTTTCCCGCGCCGTGCATTTTTATGAAATCAAGCCTCATCTTCTCGCTCCTCATATTGTTTATGTCTATAAGTTCAGTATTTATCTCGCTGTAGCGGCTCATAAGGCTTTCGGCTACGGCGTTGGCAGTATCTATCGACGTAAGGCACGGTATGCGGAGCTGGCTTGCACGCCGCCTTATCTTTACGCTGTCAAGCTGCGGATTTCTGCCCTTTGCCGAAGTCGAGATAATGTAATTTATCTTACCGCTCTCTATCAGCGTCATGGTGTTCTCGTCGCGCCGCTCGTGTATCTTCTGCACGGCGGTGACCGAAAAGCCCGCGCGTGAAAGCACCTTTGCCGTACCCTCGGTCGCGTAAAGCTCAAATCCCATATCGGCAAATTTCTCCGCGACGTCGACTATTTCGAGCTTGTCGGACGTGCGCACCGTGATAAATACGCCGCCCGCCTTCTTCATCGGATAGCCTGCCGCAACAAGTCCTTTGTAAAGCGCTTCCTTAAGATTCTTGCCTATGCCCAAAACCTCGCCCGTTGATTTCATCTCGGGGCCTAACTGAGTGTCAACGTCCGTAAGCTTCTCAAACGAAAATACGGGCACCTTTACCGCAGTGAACGGCGAAATTTTATATATCCCCGTGCCGTAGCCCAGATCTCTTAGCTTCATGCCGAGCGACGTCTTTACCGCAAGGTCGCACATCGGCACGCCCGTTACCTTGCTCAGATACGGAACGGTGCGCGAAGCGCGCGGATTTACCTCTATCACGTAAATATCGTCCGGCGCAACTATGTACTGTATATTCGCAAGACCGGATACGTTCAGTCCGGCGCAGAGGTCGCGCGTTATTTTAAGCACCTTTGCCGCCGTCGCGTCGTCAATAGAGGGAGGCGGATATACTGCTATCGAGTCGCCCGAATGTATGCCCGTGCGCTCGACATGCTCCATAATGCCGGGTATGAGTATGTCGTCGCCGTCGCATATCGCGTCCACCTCGATCTCGATGCCGCTTAAATATTTGTCGATAAGCACGGGATTATCCTCATTGTGGCGCAGGATTATCTCCATATATTCTTCGATATCGCGGTCGCCGAAGGCGATTATCATGTTCTGACCGCCGAGCACATACGATGGGCGCATGAGCACGGGATATCCGAGATCTGCCGCCGCCGCAAGCGCCTCCTCGGTCGTCATTACCGTATGTCCGCGCGGACGCTTTATCGAAAGGCGCTCCAAAAGCTCGTCGAAGCGCTCCCTGTCCTCCGCCATATCTATCGTATCGGCTGACGAGCCGATTATCGGCACGTTGTTTTCTTTGAGCGTCTTTGTAAGCTTTATCGCCGTGCCGCCGCCGAATGCTACGATGACTCCCACGGGCTTAACAAGGTTTATTATGTGCATGACGTCCTCGGGGCAGAGCGGCTCGAAAAAGAGCTTGTCGGCCGTGTCGAAGTCGGTCGACACCGTTTCGGGGTTGTTGTTTATTATTATTACCTCGTAGCCCAGCGCTTTCAGCGTATGCACGCAGTGTACCGAAGCATAGTCAAACTCTATGCCCTGTCCTATCCTTATGGGTCCGGAGCCCAAAACGAGCACCTTTTTCTTTTCATCGCTTTTTAAGAATTCTCCGGCCTCGTTTAAGCCGCCGGAAGCCGGCGTGTCGAACGTCTGGTAAAAATACGGCGTTTCGGCCTTGAATTCTCCCGCGCACGTATCTACCATACGATACGTAGGCTCCAAAGAAAAGCCGAAGTCCGCGCCGCTTATGCGCTTTATAGCCGCGTCGGTGTAGCCCAGCTTCTTTCCGCGTATATACTGCTCCTCGTTTACGGCTCCGCGTATCTCCTTTTCAAAATTGCAAAGCTTTAAAAGCTTATATAAAAACCAGTTGTCGATCATCGTGACGCGATGTATCTCATCGGGCGTATATCCGCGCTTCAGCGCCTCGAACACGGCGAAAAGCCGCTCGTCGGTAGCGTTATGCATAAGCGTTATAAGCTCATCATCCGAAAGCTTCGTCATCGTATCAAGATTTAAAGTATCAAGCGATATCTCCGCGCCGCGCACGGCCTTCATTATCGCCGCTTCAAACGTGTCGGCAATGGACATGACCTCGCCCGTGGCCTTCATCTGCGTGCCAAGCTCTCGCTTTGCGTATACGAATTTGTCAAACGGCCACTTTGGAAATTTTACGGCCACATAGTCCAAGGCGGGCTCGAACGCCGCGTAAGTCTTGCCCGTAACGGCATTCTTTATCTCGTCGAGCGTATATCCTATGGCTATCTTCGTTGCGACCTTCGCAATAGGATAGCCCGTAGCCTTTGACGCAAGCGCCGACGAACGCGATACGCGCGGATTTACCTCTATCACGGCGTATTCAAAGCTCGTCGGATGGAGCGCAAACTGGCAGTTGCAGCCGCCCTCGACGCCGAGCGCGTCGATTATTTTAAGCGCTGCGCTTCGAAGCATCTGATACTCCTTATCGGAAAGAGTGACCGCCGGAGCTATAACGATGCTGTCGCCCGTATGGATGCCTACAGGGTCGAAATTCTCCATGGAGCAAACAGTTATCACGTTGCCCATTGAGTCGCGCATCACCTCGAACTCTATCTCTTTCCATCCCGCTATGCACTTTTCGACGAGTATCTGATGTATCGGCGACACCTCGAGGCCGGTAGACGCTATATCGAAAAGCTGCGTCTCGTCGTTTGCGATACCGCCGCCGCTCCCCCCCAGCGTAAAGGCGGGGCGAACTATTACGGGATATCCTATGGTCTGCGCAAATTTAAGCGCCGCCGATGCGGAGGATACCACTTCCGACGGTATCAGCGGCTGGCCTATCGCCTCCATCGTATCTTTAAAGAGCTGACGGTCCTCGGCACGGTCTATCGTTTCGGGCGACGCGCCCAGAAGCTTTACGCCGTGCGCCGTGAGGAAGCCCTCTTTGGCAAGCTGCATACAAAGCGTAAGTCCCGTCTGTCCGCCGAGTCCCGAAAGTATCGAGTCGGGCTTTTCCTTCATTATTATGCGCTTTACCGTCGTAAGGGTGAGCGGCTCTATATATACCTTGTCGGCCATGGCTTTATCTGTCATTATCGTAGCCGGGTTGGAGTTTACGAGCACTATCTCTATGCCGTCTTCCCTAAGCGCCCTAAGCGCCTGAGTGCCTGCGTAGTCGAACTCCGCCGCCTGACCTATAACTATCGGGCCGGAGCCTATCATAAGTACCTTTTTTATAGATTTATCGAGAGGCATTTTTATTCACCTCCATAAGACCTACAAATCTGTCGAACAAAAATTCCGTGTCGCGCGGGCCGGCACACGCTTCGGGATGGAACTGCACCGAAAACGCGGGCGCGTTCTTATACTCTATGCCCTCGCATGTGCCGTCGTTCGCGTTTATGAAAAGCTCCGACGCAACGGCGGGGTCGATAGATTCTGACACTACGGCGTAGCCGTGGTTCTGGCTAGTTATGTAAACCTTGCCCGTCGTTAGATCCTTCGCGGGCTGATTTGCGCCTCTGTGGCCGTATTTAAGCTTCTCTGTCTTAAAGCCGTATGAAAGCGCCAAAAGCTGATGACCCAAGCATATGCCGAACGTAGGTATGCCAAAGCCGGAGATCTCTTTTAAATTCCTTATTACCTCTTCATTATCGGCGGGGTCGCCCGGTCCGTTTGAAAGCATTAACCCGTCAAGGCTCATATTCTTTACGGTCTCGGGCTTCGTATCGTACGGCAGCACGAAAACGTCGCACCCGCGCGCGTTCAATGAGCGCGCGATGTTCTTTTTCAAGCCGAAATCGAAAAGCCCCACCCTAAAGCGCGCATTCTCCGACTTTATCTCATACGGCTTATCGGTCGATACGCTCTCGACTGATTTTTTTACTCTGTACGCCTTTATCTTCTCCATATCGGCGCGCGCAGGGTCCGACGTTATCATGCCGTTCATAACGCCGCTTTCTCTTATCATTGTAACAAGCGTGCGCGTATCTATTCCCGAAAGTCCCACAACGCCGCGCTCTTTAAAAAAGGTGCCAAGATCGCCCTCCGAACGAAAGTTAGACGGCTCCTCGCACCATTCTTTTACGATATATGCACAGGGCGCGATAACTTCGCCCTCAAAATCAGCGCTTATCACGCCGTAATTCCCAATAAGCGGGAACGTCTGAACAACTATCTGTCCGTGATAGCTCTTATCGGTAAGCGTTTCAAGATAGCCCGTCATGCCGGTGGTAAACACCACCTCGGCTACAACGTCTTTTTCTTTACCGAAGGGTGTGCCTTCAAAGACACACCCGTTTTCCAATACAAGATACGCTTTTTTCATATCTTATTTCGTCTCCTCAAGCTCCTGCTTGTTTATGCCCAGATCGTCAAAACCCACATTATAAAAGCCGGTAAAGCAGCCTACGCAGAAATCGAGCTTGCAGCCGGTGCAGGCCTTTTTCATGCCCTCAAGACTAATATATCCGAGCGAATCAGCGTCTATTTTTTTTCTTATCTCCTCTATGCTCATCTGATTTGCTATAAGCTTGTCCTCCGAGTCAACGTCTGTGCCGAAGTGACATGTATGTCTGAACGGAGGCGAGGAAACACGGAAATGTATCTCTTTTGCGCCGGCGTCGCGAAGGCTCTTTATTATGCGCGCACACGTTGTGCCGCGCACTATAGAGTCGTCAACAAGCACTACGCGCTTACCTTTTACGTTTATCGCAAGCGGATTTAATTTAAGCCTTACGGCCT comes from the Clostridia bacterium genome and includes:
- a CDS encoding carbamoyl phosphate synthase small subunit, whose amino-acid sequence is MKKAYLVLENGCVFEGTPFGKEKDVVAEVVFTTGMTGYLETLTDKSYHGQIVVQTFPLIGNYGVISADFEGEVIAPCAYIVKEWCEEPSNFRSEGDLGTFFKERGVVGLSGIDTRTLVTMIRESGVMNGMITSDPARADMEKIKAYRVKKSVESVSTDKPYEIKSENARFRVGLFDFGLKKNIARSLNARGCDVFVLPYDTKPETVKNMSLDGLMLSNGPGDPADNEEVIRNLKEISGFGIPTFGICLGHQLLALSYGFKTEKLKYGHRGANQPAKDLTTGKVYITSQNHGYAVVSESIDPAVASELFINANDGTCEGIEYKNAPAFSVQFHPEACAGPRDTEFLFDRFVGLMEVNKNASR